A window of the Candidatus Liberibacter solanacearum CLso-ZC1 genome harbors these coding sequences:
- the plsY gene encoding glycerol-3-phosphate 1-O-acyltransferase PlsY, with the protein MDNLPFFSYEFFAKITAIILGYMIGSIPFGLLLTRVCGFNDIRSIGSGNIGATNVLRTGNKKLAFITLLFDSIKATATIIVVSMLFNDNVGALAGLAAFLGHIFPVYLKFKGGKGVSTYIGVLIALKPEMVIFFAIIWILFALITRYSSIASLFATLIITLVLWIIHPGINVPIIFTFMTTIVVWKHIENIKRLISGSETEIIFKKYSKKVLKK; encoded by the coding sequence ATGGATAATTTACCATTTTTCTCTTATGAATTTTTTGCAAAAATAACCGCAATTATTTTAGGGTATATGATTGGATCTATCCCTTTTGGATTATTGTTGACACGCGTATGCGGTTTTAATGATATACGATCCATAGGATCTGGTAATATTGGCGCTACCAACGTACTCAGAACCGGAAATAAAAAACTTGCTTTCATAACTCTCTTATTTGATTCAATTAAAGCAACTGCTACTATTATAGTAGTCTCGATGTTATTTAACGATAACGTTGGGGCATTGGCAGGGCTTGCGGCATTTTTAGGACATATATTCCCTGTTTATCTTAAATTCAAAGGTGGTAAAGGAGTGTCGACATACATTGGTGTCTTAATCGCGTTAAAGCCAGAGATGGTCATATTTTTTGCGATTATTTGGATACTTTTTGCTTTAATAACCCGTTATTCTTCTATTGCATCACTCTTTGCAACATTGATCATTACCCTCGTGCTCTGGATCATACATCCAGGAATCAATGTACCTATAATATTTACATTCATGACAACAATAGTTGTTTGGAAACATATAGAAAATATCAAACGTTTGATTTCTGGATCAGAAACAGAAATTATTTTTAAAAAATATTCAAAGAAAGTATTAAAAAAATAA